The proteins below come from a single Candidatus Planktophila dulcis genomic window:
- a CDS encoding GIY-YIG nuclease family protein: protein MATAAGEIYFIGEKDLRTKELTQYFKVGIVRENEENADRDSTQRLLEHQTGNPRELYIESVVKTELVELVETLLHKKFAPLGVRGEWMLLNSDELAKVKSEADLLASEAIEIISDIQKAEKLAKIQSDENVIPATDELKQLNEIYLESNAKLKACEDMFDVIKEIFAEALDDEDEEEEVEAFVQVQERKGKSTFDEDAFKAKYFDIYSKFTITKSTVKGTPSYAGSRSFKKEFKDFDPNFATMVESFEPLVEKIEAGKATKESLHGFSLELRRVNAEALWAKMKSESKIKVACGTHAGIDGVFKWVRTEKVTESLDKKALKDAHPDLVAEFTTAGESTKAVIVDPKKGY from the coding sequence ATGGCTACCGCAGCAGGCGAGATCTACTTCATCGGCGAGAAAGACCTCCGAACCAAGGAATTAACCCAGTACTTTAAGGTTGGAATCGTCCGAGAAAATGAAGAGAACGCAGATCGTGATTCCACACAGAGACTGCTGGAGCATCAAACAGGCAATCCACGCGAGCTCTATATTGAAAGTGTTGTGAAGACTGAGCTTGTCGAGCTCGTGGAGACGCTTCTTCATAAAAAGTTTGCCCCACTTGGAGTCCGTGGTGAATGGATGTTGTTGAACTCTGATGAACTCGCCAAGGTTAAGTCGGAGGCAGATTTACTGGCTTCTGAGGCAATAGAAATCATTAGTGATATCCAGAAGGCAGAGAAGCTAGCCAAGATTCAATCCGATGAGAATGTCATCCCGGCTACTGATGAGCTAAAGCAGCTCAATGAGATTTATCTTGAGTCCAATGCCAAGCTAAAGGCCTGTGAAGATATGTTTGACGTAATCAAGGAAATCTTTGCAGAAGCACTCGATGACGAGGATGAAGAAGAGGAAGTCGAGGCATTCGTACAAGTGCAAGAGCGTAAAGGTAAATCCACCTTCGATGAAGATGCTTTCAAAGCAAAGTACTTTGATATCTACTCCAAATTCACCATAACTAAGTCCACCGTTAAGGGCACGCCAAGTTATGCGGGCTCTCGTAGCTTTAAGAAAGAGTTTAAAGATTTTGACCCAAACTTTGCGACAATGGTAGAAAGCTTTGAGCCACTTGTAGAGAAGATTGAGGCTGGAAAGGCAACCAAGGAATCTTTACATGGGTTTAGTCTTGAATTACGGCGAGTTAATGCCGAAGCACTATGGGCGAAAATGAAATCTGAAAGCAAGATCAAGGTTGCGTGCGGAACACATGCTGGAATCGATGGAGTCTTTAAATGGGTTCGTACAGAAAAGGTCACCGAGTCCTTAGATAAGAAAGCCCTCAAGGATGCCCACCCTGACCTAGTCGCAGAATTCACCACCGCGGGGGAGTCCACCAAGGCCGTCATCGTTGATCCTAAGAAGGGCTACTGA
- a CDS encoding tetratricopeptide repeat protein, with translation MSTEKNEKDTREQELWDRISTSEGTERAEVLDELSHIAYKRDNYIECLHLVDTSIDIYFKQGGLDLYLKELIHLYHGKAHCYENLKRHKEAAEMHEELAKMKDLDDDLEGQAEELRAAGRAWYRIDEWRKSLDNHIAAKTITYPDISTITMGIDLLNVGMALAKLKSYQDAIDSYLNARSLCKEAKNPEFVGWCDNYLALSYIALKNGPEARFHAQHYFNYTKVAEDLGMEAYSRYRLGAAHLLCEEYADAEKHLVRSLELLTLDEDKDWEDIVAVNKELAIALTALDRAEEAQARLERIKTIEETIAA, from the coding sequence GTGAGCACCGAGAAAAACGAGAAAGACACCCGAGAGCAAGAACTCTGGGATCGCATTAGTACGTCCGAAGGGACAGAACGCGCTGAAGTTCTAGATGAACTCAGCCACATCGCATACAAGCGAGATAACTACATAGAGTGCTTACATTTAGTAGATACATCCATTGATATCTACTTTAAGCAAGGTGGATTAGATCTTTATCTTAAAGAGCTCATTCATCTCTATCATGGCAAAGCTCATTGCTACGAAAATCTCAAGCGTCATAAAGAGGCTGCCGAGATGCATGAAGAGCTGGCAAAGATGAAAGATCTCGATGATGATCTTGAAGGCCAAGCAGAGGAACTCCGTGCAGCAGGACGTGCATGGTACAGAATTGACGAGTGGCGAAAGTCGCTCGACAACCACATTGCCGCAAAGACAATAACATATCCAGACATTTCAACCATCACGATGGGAATTGATCTCCTCAACGTTGGAATGGCGCTAGCGAAGTTAAAGAGCTATCAGGATGCAATCGATAGTTATTTAAATGCTCGCTCCCTCTGCAAAGAGGCAAAGAATCCAGAATTTGTTGGATGGTGTGATAACTACTTAGCACTTTCCTACATAGCCCTTAAAAATGGCCCAGAAGCAAGATTCCATGCACAGCACTACTTCAATTACACGAAAGTAGCTGAAGACCTCGGAATGGAAGCGTATTCACGTTACCGACTAGGGGCAGCGCACCTACTCTGTGAAGAGTATGCAGATGCCGAAAAGCACCTAGTTCGATCACTTGAACTACTCACCCTTGATGAGGATAAAGACTGGGAAGATATCGTCGCGGTTAACAAAGAGCTTGCAATAGCGCTGACAGCCCTAGACCGCGCTGAAGAAGCCCAAGCCCGTCTTGAGAGAATCAAGACAATTGAAGAGACAATCGCGGCATGA
- a CDS encoding GreA/GreB family elongation factor, which produces MITYDPRDFALELEGHLNIRDEIEKLDPSLKSRLESIFFLDNRIFETSKLCDKLQLEISKLKKEYDSHNFNYGLGEAHRDFAINKKLRNETWAKIYEAGKERDGYYEKIQEIQTERDLLLKKVGDNYRKFKTSNQFFELHEKRVALYSIVSVDFMGKISKFILLTEYQRAQISLGNLDIYSVDSPLGKACVGKRIDQSFSYTIPSGAEITGKILECALPSLEQMEQIISKLNRAIVSSPSVSLNLNAWTSNNTRYQKGG; this is translated from the coding sequence ATGATTACATACGACCCACGGGATTTTGCATTGGAACTAGAAGGCCATCTTAATATTCGCGACGAGATTGAAAAACTCGACCCATCTTTAAAAAGTAGGCTTGAATCAATTTTCTTTTTAGACAATAGAATATTTGAGACTTCAAAATTGTGTGACAAATTGCAACTTGAGATATCTAAACTAAAAAAGGAATACGACAGTCACAATTTTAATTATGGACTAGGCGAAGCTCATAGAGATTTTGCTATCAATAAAAAGCTGAGAAATGAAACTTGGGCGAAAATTTACGAAGCAGGGAAAGAGCGAGACGGCTATTACGAAAAAATACAGGAAATTCAAACTGAGCGTGATCTACTTTTAAAAAAGGTAGGAGACAATTACAGAAAGTTTAAAACTTCTAACCAATTTTTTGAGCTTCACGAGAAGAGAGTCGCCTTGTATTCCATCGTGTCAGTGGATTTCATGGGTAAAATCTCTAAATTCATTCTGCTCACCGAGTATCAACGCGCACAGATTTCCCTTGGTAATCTAGATATCTATTCGGTCGACTCCCCACTAGGCAAGGCTTGCGTTGGCAAACGAATTGATCAATCTTTCTCATACACAATTCCGAGTGGAGCAGAAATAACAGGAAAAATTCTCGAATGTGCACTTCCGTCTCTTGAGCAAATGGAGCAGATTATTTCTAAATTGAATCGCGCGATTGTAAGCAGTCCAAGTGTGAGTCTAAATTTAAATGCCTGGACTTCAAACAATACTCGCTATCAAAAGGGAGGATGA
- a CDS encoding DEAD/DEAH box helicase, which produces MTQDLSSRWIVEDNFVVNSLSREEDNRVSASIFWGARLDDFTSAIGLTIEGFGSFQFRVEEQSHLLKLEIKSQNSAADISKLKKFPVDHIVSDESWIPLVLDEAQRYSDFITENHLQLGEVINLADYMKLIAGKNQNLVQVIIEGNLNFLTDSALLKSIDAGLALEPYPYQKKGIDWLCGVRSSGVGAILGDEMGLGKTVQLLGLINNELKNEGKPRVLVIVPSSLKLNWISEFNKFLPALKPYIHAGPDRQLIPSRIGENEVVITTYPIINRDWGFLCKLDWTLIICDEAHVMKNPASVTRDSVRKFASAPIFLSTGTPLENNLVDLWSLTDLIRPGIMGSLHFMKDLVQNQIAEADRIGELVRPLIMRRIVKNVLPDLPELVEKVHWIEPSLQFTQEYEDVRRESDLSKTGGSKFGLITKLRRFCTYPPLVGDYMLNVPDAKVDILLDLLDRVYEQNQKAIIFTSWHDSADLILRVIQEAYPGVYCAVIDGREVSDIRFPKIVDFQSVDGFAVLVCNTRAAGEGLNIVAANHVVHFDRQWNPAKEAQATARSHRIGQVNTVFVHKLVYTGTIEEVIDDRLLLKAYLAQQTLDPAVKEEDEKSIAEALGIRPTYVNNGV; this is translated from the coding sequence ATGACTCAAGATTTATCAAGCAGATGGATTGTAGAAGATAATTTTGTAGTTAATTCTTTAAGCAGAGAAGAAGACAATAGAGTCTCAGCCTCAATTTTTTGGGGAGCACGACTCGATGACTTTACTTCGGCAATTGGATTAACGATTGAAGGCTTTGGTTCATTCCAGTTCAGAGTTGAAGAGCAGAGTCACTTGCTAAAACTTGAAATTAAAAGCCAGAATTCTGCAGCTGATATATCTAAGCTAAAGAAGTTTCCTGTGGACCATATCGTCAGCGATGAGTCTTGGATTCCATTGGTTCTGGATGAAGCTCAACGATATTCAGATTTTATCACTGAAAATCATCTCCAATTAGGAGAAGTAATTAATTTGGCAGATTACATGAAATTAATTGCTGGTAAAAATCAGAATCTGGTACAAGTGATTATTGAAGGAAATCTCAATTTTTTAACGGATTCAGCACTCCTAAAAAGTATCGACGCAGGGCTTGCTCTTGAACCCTACCCGTATCAAAAAAAGGGAATCGATTGGCTATGTGGAGTTAGGTCTAGTGGCGTAGGGGCTATTTTGGGTGACGAGATGGGTTTGGGAAAAACAGTCCAGCTATTGGGACTTATTAACAACGAGCTGAAAAATGAAGGTAAACCCAGGGTGCTTGTAATTGTCCCTAGTAGTCTCAAATTGAACTGGATCTCTGAATTCAACAAATTCCTACCTGCTCTAAAACCTTATATACACGCGGGACCTGATCGACAGTTAATCCCTTCTCGAATTGGAGAAAATGAAGTCGTTATTACAACGTACCCAATTATAAATCGTGATTGGGGCTTCTTGTGCAAACTAGATTGGACCCTCATTATTTGCGATGAAGCACACGTGATGAAGAATCCTGCTTCAGTTACTAGAGATTCAGTCAGGAAATTTGCCTCAGCTCCCATTTTCTTATCGACCGGAACACCGCTAGAGAATAATCTCGTAGATTTGTGGTCGCTCACAGATTTAATTCGACCAGGGATAATGGGTAGTTTGCACTTTATGAAGGACCTAGTGCAAAACCAAATTGCAGAAGCTGATCGCATTGGAGAATTAGTCCGACCATTAATCATGCGTAGAATTGTCAAGAATGTATTGCCCGATCTGCCAGAATTGGTGGAGAAGGTCCACTGGATAGAGCCAAGTCTTCAATTTACTCAAGAATACGAAGACGTGAGAAGAGAATCAGATTTGAGCAAAACAGGAGGCTCAAAATTTGGGCTCATCACTAAGCTTCGGCGCTTTTGTACCTATCCGCCGCTAGTTGGGGATTACATGTTGAACGTTCCAGATGCGAAGGTGGATATATTGCTCGACTTGCTTGATCGCGTGTACGAGCAAAATCAAAAAGCTATTATTTTTACCTCTTGGCACGACTCTGCGGATTTGATTTTACGTGTAATCCAAGAGGCCTATCCAGGTGTTTATTGTGCCGTAATTGATGGCCGAGAAGTATCAGATATTCGGTTTCCAAAAATAGTTGATTTTCAATCTGTAGATGGATTTGCGGTGCTTGTGTGCAATACTCGCGCAGCGGGCGAGGGTCTAAATATTGTGGCTGCAAACCACGTGGTGCATTTCGATAGGCAGTGGAATCCTGCTAAAGAAGCTCAGGCTACAGCTCGCTCTCATCGAATTGGTCAAGTCAATACCGTTTTCGTACACAAACTTGTCTATACAGGAACTATTGAAGAAGTCATTGACGATCGCTTACTACTTAAGGCTTACTTGGCTCAACAGACATTAGATCCGGCAGTAAAAGAAGAAGATGAAAAGTCCATCGCAGAGGCGCTTGGAATCAGACCCACCTACGTAAATAACGGAGTATAA
- a CDS encoding ATP-binding protein encodes MANIETFQNIPDAVRSLNGFSHIGYTPQTAIADIIDNSISAKATKINVQIIPRIEGTTVYIADNGTGMSRERLKEAMRFGSSTDLKNSELSVYGLGFKLASLSFAPRFTMISRDSKGSVNAATWDKADQAEHPWQVSITDEPARQHLDVLTAATNGKSGTVLVWENADLKLADSIKRQTLDQGKMYERIRNNIKNHLALVFHRFLEGTAGGYQRVEIFLDNEEIKPFNPVDKVFVLSDWHHPVEEFQEKIVHDGKEVAVAYSIQAFLLNPDKSAENKEVLEKSRQELNLQGIYVYRDSRLLQMPDWLSFATTRHNAYNALRFVLEIDPRLTTHVGLDVKKSNLELPVTMFESLSPIVKQFRTEAESRNVKRRRDDNAKRTPADVHAASSANIYKHRNDLPLPPIERISRTDVEVTNSYGTNTLRLREFARAVKPEEVVLPVESLDDGVLYEPVFNGSDILIKLNQGHDFYQKYYLRCIGNPIAMEAMDTLLWCFARAEVQSTAEIRTQFAEMREFVSTLLRKIAEEKQFVELDDSEDGDLDE; translated from the coding sequence ATGGCAAATATTGAAACTTTTCAAAATATCCCAGATGCAGTTCGTTCTCTGAATGGTTTTTCCCATATTGGATACACGCCACAAACTGCCATCGCGGATATTATCGATAATTCAATATCTGCCAAAGCAACCAAAATAAATGTGCAGATTATTCCTAGAATCGAAGGTACAACTGTCTACATCGCCGACAACGGAACTGGAATGTCGAGAGAAAGACTAAAAGAAGCCATGAGGTTTGGTTCTTCAACTGACTTAAAGAACTCAGAGCTATCTGTGTATGGACTTGGATTCAAACTAGCCTCGCTCTCATTTGCGCCAAGATTTACAATGATTAGCCGCGATAGTAAAGGTTCAGTGAATGCTGCTACATGGGATAAAGCGGACCAAGCAGAGCACCCTTGGCAAGTAAGCATTACTGATGAACCGGCTCGTCAGCACTTGGACGTATTAACTGCTGCAACGAACGGAAAGTCTGGAACGGTGCTTGTTTGGGAAAACGCCGATCTCAAACTGGCCGATTCAATCAAAAGACAAACGCTCGACCAAGGAAAAATGTATGAGCGAATCAGGAACAACATCAAGAATCATTTGGCTTTAGTTTTTCATAGATTTTTAGAGGGCACCGCTGGTGGCTATCAAAGGGTTGAGATTTTCTTGGATAATGAAGAAATCAAACCATTTAATCCTGTTGACAAAGTTTTTGTGCTATCTGACTGGCACCATCCGGTTGAAGAGTTTCAGGAAAAGATTGTGCATGATGGCAAAGAAGTAGCCGTGGCATATTCCATTCAAGCTTTCTTGCTTAATCCGGATAAATCAGCGGAGAATAAGGAGGTATTGGAAAAGTCAAGACAAGAGCTGAATTTGCAAGGCATTTATGTTTATAGAGATTCCCGACTTCTACAAATGCCAGACTGGTTAAGTTTTGCTACAACACGGCACAATGCATATAACGCTTTAAGATTTGTACTTGAAATTGATCCAAGATTGACGACACATGTTGGTTTAGACGTAAAGAAGAGTAATCTGGAGCTTCCAGTAACAATGTTTGAATCTCTGAGCCCAATTGTAAAACAATTCAGAACAGAGGCTGAAAGCAGAAATGTAAAACGTCGTCGTGATGATAATGCAAAAAGAACGCCTGCAGATGTACACGCCGCTTCCTCAGCAAATATTTATAAGCATCGAAATGATTTACCATTACCACCGATAGAGCGAATATCTAGAACTGATGTAGAAGTGACTAATTCATATGGAACTAATACTTTACGACTTCGGGAATTCGCTAGGGCTGTAAAGCCTGAAGAAGTTGTACTACCAGTCGAATCTTTAGATGATGGTGTTTTATACGAGCCAGTATTCAATGGTTCTGACATCTTAATCAAGCTGAATCAGGGACATGATTTTTACCAAAAGTATTACCTGCGGTGTATTGGAAATCCAATAGCCATGGAAGCTATGGACACACTGCTTTGGTGTTTTGCTAGAGCCGAGGTTCAAAGTACAGCTGAAATCCGAACACAATTTGCTGAAATGCGAGAATTTGTCTCTACATTATTGCGGAAGATTGCAGAGGAGAAGCAATTTGTGGAATTAGACGACTCTGAAGATGGAGATTTGGATGAGTGA
- a CDS encoding HNH endonuclease, with product MSETLADLSRALGLDLVDSPLQEGSGFTFGLRVRDLPAPSGFEIRVQQSLMSTKAQLFLDNFPGDLLLTCKDSFKMYQEQISSVICSAETSGLSVELLVDGNPNLMEFSNLKWESLSLTLHKKFVNYEDASNCLKLTVLIAFSILIPLIAEEPEQLLEEVSSAYQEEGRKSSVTINKYERSRVNRAIALEIHGFICKGCDLRMADLYGPIGEGVIHVHHLEPVSLMDSPRILNPATDLVPLCPNCHAIVHRRNPPLSILDLKMSIGR from the coding sequence ATGAGTGAAACGCTCGCTGATCTTTCCCGAGCTTTAGGGCTAGATTTAGTTGATTCTCCTCTTCAGGAAGGCTCAGGTTTCACATTCGGATTGCGCGTGAGAGACCTCCCTGCTCCCTCTGGGTTTGAGATACGTGTCCAGCAATCACTGATGTCGACGAAGGCACAACTATTTCTGGACAATTTCCCAGGAGACTTATTGTTAACGTGTAAAGATTCCTTCAAAATGTATCAGGAACAGATATCCAGCGTAATTTGTTCAGCCGAAACTTCCGGATTGTCAGTAGAACTATTGGTCGATGGAAATCCAAATTTGATGGAGTTTTCAAATTTGAAATGGGAATCGCTCTCGCTGACACTTCATAAGAAATTTGTTAATTATGAGGATGCATCAAATTGCTTGAAGCTAACTGTTCTGATTGCATTTTCAATTCTTATTCCCTTAATAGCTGAAGAACCGGAACAACTACTGGAAGAAGTTTCATCCGCTTACCAGGAGGAAGGCAGAAAGAGTTCGGTTACCATAAATAAGTATGAACGCAGTAGAGTGAATAGAGCCATTGCGCTTGAGATACACGGGTTCATTTGTAAAGGGTGCGATTTACGAATGGCAGATCTGTATGGTCCAATCGGTGAGGGCGTAATTCACGTACATCACTTGGAGCCTGTTTCGTTAATGGATTCACCTCGTATTCTAAATCCTGCAACAGATTTAGTTCCATTGTGTCCAAATTGTCACGCAATTGTTCATCGAAGGAACCCACCATTAAGCATTCTAGATTTGAAGATGTCAATTGGCAGATGA
- a CDS encoding Sau3AI family type II restriction endonuclease produces MPSNISISANESFGYDKNSAQSIYNFALLLTDKSLAEAIVLPENLENLKDRGKLGTLVEKYYFKHEPPNDHNPDFAEAGVELKVTGVIKHGSGRYVAKERLVLTMINYDHIVKESWESNSFFNKCKKMLIMFYLYSRDIPVIDRKFVLSPLMYEIPESDLPVIRADWEKIQSKVIQGRAHELSEGDTFYLGACRKGAGGVKEKLKSQPFSTVGAPGRAFSFKQGYLNQLISNVQDESDLGVTGEVSIEEATQSRFARFLGKSIDEISIELNHHKRDKNHKNFHREIAIKILANGGSSVSEIVKAGIEMKTVRLQSNGKPKESMSFPAFDFIEILSEIWEESVFSEKIERKFLLVVFTTGPDGKERLEKVGYWNMPYADRLEAERVWHDTQRRSALNAHDLPGMKESHVAHVRPKAKDGSDKALTPQGDMRTKQCFWLNASYIAQVVASI; encoded by the coding sequence ATGCCTTCGAATATTAGTATCTCAGCCAATGAGAGTTTCGGGTATGACAAGAACTCGGCTCAATCAATATATAATTTCGCATTACTTCTAACTGATAAATCGCTGGCAGAGGCAATTGTACTGCCAGAGAATCTTGAGAACTTGAAAGACCGAGGAAAACTAGGGACTCTTGTCGAGAAGTATTATTTTAAACATGAACCACCTAACGACCACAACCCTGATTTTGCAGAGGCTGGCGTGGAACTAAAAGTTACAGGTGTAATAAAACATGGCTCTGGAAGGTATGTTGCAAAAGAACGATTAGTTCTAACAATGATTAATTACGACCATATAGTTAAGGAATCCTGGGAATCCAACAGTTTTTTCAATAAATGTAAAAAGATGTTGATTATGTTTTACCTTTACTCGCGTGATATTCCAGTTATAGATCGTAAATTCGTTCTAAGTCCATTGATGTATGAGATACCTGAATCTGACTTACCCGTAATTAGAGCTGACTGGGAGAAAATTCAAAGCAAAGTCATTCAAGGTAGAGCTCATGAGTTATCCGAAGGTGACACGTTCTATCTAGGTGCGTGCAGAAAAGGAGCCGGAGGCGTCAAGGAGAAGTTAAAGTCGCAGCCATTTTCTACAGTAGGAGCACCAGGACGCGCTTTTTCATTCAAGCAAGGCTATTTGAATCAACTGATTTCTAATGTTCAGGATGAATCAGATTTAGGCGTGACAGGGGAAGTTTCAATAGAAGAGGCTACCCAATCTAGATTCGCCCGGTTTTTGGGGAAGAGTATTGACGAAATATCTATAGAACTAAATCATCATAAACGAGATAAGAACCATAAGAATTTTCATCGTGAGATTGCCATAAAGATTCTCGCCAATGGTGGTTCTTCAGTCAGTGAGATTGTTAAGGCTGGTATTGAAATGAAAACTGTGCGCCTTCAGAGTAATGGCAAGCCCAAGGAATCGATGTCTTTCCCAGCTTTTGATTTCATTGAGATATTGAGTGAGATTTGGGAGGAGTCAGTTTTTTCCGAGAAAATAGAACGTAAGTTTTTACTGGTTGTATTTACAACTGGTCCTGACGGAAAAGAGAGACTGGAAAAGGTTGGGTATTGGAATATGCCTTATGCCGATCGCCTCGAAGCCGAGAGGGTTTGGCACGATACACAAAGAAGATCTGCATTAAATGCTCACGATTTGCCCGGTATGAAGGAAAGTCATGTGGCACACGTGCGACCAAAGGCTAAGGATGGAAGCGATAAGGCTCTGACTCCTCAAGGCGATATGAGAACTAAACAATGCTTCTGGCTGAATGCTTCTTATATCGCACAAGTCGTAGCCTCTATTTAG
- a CDS encoding DNA cytosine methyltransferase, producing the protein MAYKSKGFKEPTNSVGNVAELFAGVGGFRIGLARAGWKTTFSNQWEPATKVQHASDVYVAQFGEEGHTNLDIAKVKALPKNIDLLVGGFPCQDYSVAKTLNSSKGLKGKKGVLWWEILRLVNGQKPRFIFLENVDRLLKSPSNQRGRDFAVMLKTLGDEGYSIEWRVVNAAEYGFPQRRIRVFIVATRLKKGAKKSTPESVIAKTGILARALPIEKLTDNLQEIDLDQEADEISAKFNKGQDKSPFLNSGYFIDGVAYTVKSQAKLASNPVVLGDILQPDSQVPDEYWVEDKRLKEWKYLKGAKSIERTHKGSGVTYNYAEGKMAFPDLLTNPSRTILTGEGGTTPSRFKHIIKTKSGYRRLTPVELERLNGFPDEWSQMNAEGKVVTDAKRAFFMGNALVIGLIEQVGKVLAMEIKSK; encoded by the coding sequence GTGGCATACAAATCAAAAGGCTTTAAAGAGCCAACAAATTCAGTCGGAAATGTGGCTGAACTCTTCGCTGGCGTTGGTGGCTTCCGCATCGGCTTAGCTCGCGCTGGTTGGAAAACCACATTCTCTAATCAATGGGAACCCGCAACCAAAGTCCAACATGCCTCAGATGTTTATGTCGCTCAATTCGGTGAAGAGGGCCATACCAATCTTGATATTGCAAAAGTAAAAGCGCTTCCCAAGAATATTGATCTCCTTGTAGGTGGATTCCCTTGCCAAGATTATTCAGTAGCCAAAACCCTCAATTCCTCCAAGGGACTTAAAGGTAAAAAAGGTGTTCTATGGTGGGAAATTCTCCGTTTGGTTAATGGGCAGAAGCCTAGGTTCATTTTTCTTGAGAATGTAGATCGACTTCTAAAGTCACCATCTAATCAACGTGGACGTGACTTCGCCGTAATGCTTAAGACTTTGGGAGACGAAGGCTATTCAATTGAATGGCGCGTAGTTAACGCTGCCGAGTATGGATTTCCCCAGAGGAGAATTCGCGTATTTATCGTTGCTACTAGATTGAAAAAGGGTGCAAAGAAATCGACGCCCGAGTCCGTTATTGCAAAGACCGGCATTCTCGCTAGAGCTCTTCCAATAGAAAAGTTAACGGACAACCTTCAGGAAATTGACTTAGATCAAGAAGCGGATGAAATCAGCGCTAAGTTCAACAAAGGGCAGGATAAGAGCCCGTTCCTAAACTCTGGCTACTTCATTGATGGAGTCGCGTACACAGTTAAGTCGCAAGCAAAGCTGGCATCAAATCCAGTTGTGCTTGGAGACATTCTGCAACCAGACTCACAAGTGCCTGATGAATATTGGGTTGAGGATAAAAGACTCAAAGAGTGGAAATACCTTAAAGGAGCAAAAAGTATTGAGCGTACACACAAAGGAAGCGGTGTTACCTATAACTATGCAGAAGGAAAGATGGCTTTTCCTGATCTTCTGACCAACCCAAGTCGAACAATCTTGACTGGTGAAGGTGGGACAACTCCATCTAGATTCAAGCACATCATCAAAACAAAGAGTGGCTATAGGAGATTGACGCCAGTCGAACTTGAGCGGCTCAACGGCTTTCCTGACGAGTGGAGCCAGATGAATGCAGAAGGCAAAGTGGTCACTGACGCCAAGCGAGCATTCTTTATGGGTAATGCGCTGGTAATTGGATTAATTGAACAAGTTGGCAAAGTTCTTGCGATGGAAATCAAATCTAAATAG
- a CDS encoding HIRAN domain-containing protein — protein MKSYLLILLPLAIFLLWVIRRAPKSLTSANTRPDFIRQAADSIHGPEVVVASSSSEAAPHGVDYNYDVVGESFQRDHLMALVRSHNAFSVGEIYGIATLEPEPTNEFDPTAVKVVVEGVQVGYIPKFDSAAVTQMIGKSGKKEMQVPVRIGFDTDSPQPLIGVRIALVVK, from the coding sequence ATGAAGTCCTACCTCCTCATCCTGCTGCCTCTCGCTATCTTCTTGCTTTGGGTCATCCGTCGTGCTCCCAAGAGCTTAACTTCTGCCAATACTCGCCCCGACTTCATCCGCCAGGCAGCTGACTCAATTCATGGACCAGAAGTAGTCGTTGCTTCTTCATCCAGTGAAGCAGCACCCCATGGAGTCGATTACAACTATGACGTTGTGGGGGAGAGCTTTCAGAGAGATCACTTGATGGCTTTGGTTAGATCTCATAATGCATTTAGCGTGGGTGAGATATATGGAATCGCAACTCTTGAGCCAGAGCCAACAAATGAGTTTGATCCAACTGCTGTGAAGGTTGTTGTGGAGGGCGTGCAGGTGGGATATATCCCTAAGTTTGATTCAGCTGCTGTGACGCAGATGATTGGAAAGAGCGGTAAGAAAGAGATGCAGGTTCCGGTTCGAATTGGCTTTGATACTGATTCCCCTCAGCCGCTTATTGGGGTGCGCATTGCACTTGTTGTTAAGTGA